One window from the genome of Pedococcus badiiscoriae encodes:
- the dapE gene encoding succinyl-diaminopimelate desuccinylase yields the protein MATPTPLDLSADIVSLTAALCDIESVSRDEAALCDAIEAALAPLTHLEVTRIGNTLVARTDLGRDERVVLAGHIDTVPLTQDPANLPTQLHGDDLWGRGTVDMKGGVAVQLKAALVAEPSRDVTFVFYEGEEIDSEFNGLLHIHQQRPDLIEDAHFAVLLEPTGAIVEGGCKGTLRAEVVTKGIAAHSARPWNGHNAIHDAAEVLTRLATYQPETVVVDGLEYREAMNAVGIAGGIAGNVIPDRCVVTVNYRYAPDKSPQEALAVVHQLFSGYVVEVKDNAPGARPGLHLPAATAFVEALGVDVVAKQGWTDVARFSAMGVPAVNFGPGDPNLAHHDEERCPVSQLVSAEAALLRWLA from the coding sequence ATGGCGACCCCCACTCCCCTCGACCTCTCCGCCGACATCGTCAGCCTCACCGCGGCCCTGTGCGACATCGAGTCGGTGTCGCGTGACGAGGCGGCCCTCTGTGACGCGATCGAGGCAGCACTGGCCCCGCTGACCCACCTCGAGGTCACCCGGATCGGCAACACGCTGGTCGCCCGGACCGACCTCGGTCGGGACGAGCGGGTCGTGCTCGCCGGACACATCGACACCGTCCCGCTGACCCAGGACCCGGCCAACCTGCCGACCCAGCTCCACGGCGACGACCTCTGGGGCCGTGGCACGGTCGACATGAAGGGTGGCGTCGCCGTCCAGCTCAAGGCAGCCCTCGTGGCCGAGCCGAGCCGCGACGTCACCTTCGTCTTCTACGAGGGCGAGGAGATCGACAGCGAGTTCAACGGCCTGCTCCACATCCACCAGCAGCGTCCCGACCTCATCGAGGACGCCCACTTCGCCGTGCTGCTCGAGCCGACCGGCGCGATCGTCGAGGGTGGGTGCAAGGGCACCCTGCGCGCCGAGGTCGTGACCAAGGGCATCGCCGCGCACTCGGCCCGTCCCTGGAACGGCCACAACGCCATCCACGACGCCGCCGAGGTCCTGACGAGGCTCGCGACGTACCAGCCCGAGACCGTGGTGGTCGACGGGCTGGAGTACCGCGAGGCGATGAACGCCGTGGGGATCGCTGGGGGGATTGCCGGCAACGTCATCCCCGACCGCTGCGTCGTGACCGTCAACTACCGCTACGCCCCGGACAAGTCGCCGCAGGAGGCGCTTGCCGTCGTGCACCAGCTGTTCAGCGGCTACGTCGTCGAGGTGAAGGACAACGCCCCCGGCGCCCGCCCCGGCCTGCACCTGCCGGCAGCCACCGCGTTCGTCGAGGCCCTGGGAGTCGACGTCGTGGCCAAGCAGGGCTGGACCGATGTCGCCCGGTTCTCCGCCATGGGCGTGCCAGCCGTGAACTTCGGCCCGGGCGACCCGAACCTGGCCCACCACGACGAGGAGCGCTGCCCCGTCAGCCAGCTGGTGTCCGCGGAGGCCGCCCTGCTCCGCTGGCTCGCCTGA
- a CDS encoding citrate synthase, whose protein sequence is MTDATAGATLTAGGKTLELPLVKASEGNDGYDVSKLMKVTGNVTLDSGFVNTASCSSAITYIDGDQGILRYRGYPIEQLAEKSSFLEVSYLLIYGELPSQAELDDFDQKVRRHTLLHEDLKAFFGGFPRDAHPMPVLSSAVSALSTFYQDSLDPFDKEQVEISTVRLLAKLPTIAAYAYKKSVGQPFLYPDNSLSLPENFLRMTFGFPAEPYDLDEDMVKALDLLLILHADHEQNCSTSTVRLVGSSNANLFASVSAGINALFGPLHGGANQAVLEMLNTIHQDGGDVDTFVKKVKKKEDGVKLMGFGHRVYKNYDPRAAIIKKTADKILTKDGVSDPLLDIALQLEQRALEDDYFVERKLYPNVDFYTGLIYKSMGFPERMFTVLFALGRLPGWIAQWREMIEDPQTKIGRPRQIYTGATERDYVAMDGR, encoded by the coding sequence ATGACTGACGCAACCGCTGGCGCCACCCTGACGGCCGGGGGCAAGACCCTCGAGCTCCCCCTCGTCAAGGCAAGCGAGGGCAACGACGGGTACGACGTCTCCAAGCTGATGAAGGTGACCGGCAACGTCACGCTCGACTCGGGGTTCGTCAACACCGCGTCCTGCAGCAGCGCCATCACCTACATCGACGGCGACCAGGGCATCCTGCGGTACCGCGGCTACCCGATCGAGCAGCTCGCCGAGAAGTCGAGCTTCCTCGAGGTGTCGTACCTGCTGATCTACGGCGAGCTGCCCAGCCAAGCCGAGCTCGACGACTTCGACCAGAAGGTCCGGCGGCACACCCTGCTGCACGAGGACCTCAAGGCGTTCTTCGGTGGCTTCCCGCGCGACGCCCACCCGATGCCGGTGCTGTCCTCCGCCGTGTCCGCGCTCTCGACCTTCTACCAGGACAGCCTCGACCCGTTCGACAAGGAGCAGGTGGAGATCTCCACGGTCCGCCTGCTGGCCAAGCTGCCGACGATCGCGGCGTACGCCTACAAGAAGTCGGTCGGCCAGCCGTTCCTCTACCCCGACAACTCGCTGTCCCTGCCGGAGAACTTCCTGCGGATGACGTTCGGGTTCCCGGCCGAGCCCTACGACCTCGACGAGGACATGGTCAAGGCCCTCGACCTCCTGCTGATCCTGCACGCCGACCACGAGCAGAACTGCTCCACGTCCACGGTGCGTCTCGTGGGTTCCTCCAACGCCAACCTCTTCGCCTCGGTCTCGGCCGGCATCAACGCCCTGTTCGGGCCGCTGCACGGTGGGGCCAACCAGGCCGTCCTGGAGATGCTCAACACCATCCACCAGGACGGTGGCGACGTGGACACGTTCGTGAAGAAGGTCAAGAAGAAGGAGGACGGGGTCAAGCTGATGGGCTTCGGCCACCGGGTCTACAAGAACTACGACCCGCGCGCCGCCATCATCAAGAAGACCGCCGACAAGATCCTCACCAAGGACGGCGTCTCCGACCCGCTGCTCGACATCGCCCTGCAGCTCGAGCAGCGAGCGCTGGAGGACGACTACTTCGTGGAGCGCAAGCTCTACCCGAACGTCGACTTCTACACGGGCCTGATCTACAAGTCGATGGGCTTCCCCGAGCGGATGTTCACGGTGCTGTTCGCGCTCGGCCGGCTGCCGGGCTGGATCGCCCAGTGGCGCGAGATGATCGAGGACCCGCAGACCAAGATCGGCCGTCCGCGCCAGATCTACACCGGTGCGACCGAGCGCGACTACGTCGCCATGGACGGGCGCTGA
- the mshB gene encoding N-acetyl-1-D-myo-inositol-2-amino-2-deoxy-alpha-D-glucopyranoside deacetylase: protein MTPDVERLLFVHAHPDDETLTTGLTMAHYLRAGHPVHVLTCTLGEEGEVIPPGLLHLDAAHDDTLGLHRRAELRAAMETLGATHEVLGEDAETGTPSRYRDSGMAGTTSAANPAAFVNADLDEAAELVARVVRRIRPAVVVTYDEQGGYGHPDHIQTHRVTCAALRGLPEDERPPLYAVLTPSSWAREDREWLADHPPVGTGWSLPDVDGEYPPSVVADRLVTHAVVDPALVPAQADALRKHATQVSVADSGDTYALSNDIAARLPGREGFALLDPVTGRLATAAEDELGGGPAAAPRHSGLLGGRR from the coding sequence GTGACCCCCGACGTCGAGCGCCTGTTGTTCGTCCATGCCCACCCGGACGACGAGACGCTGACGACGGGCCTCACGATGGCCCACTACCTCCGGGCCGGACACCCCGTCCACGTGCTGACCTGCACGCTGGGCGAGGAGGGGGAGGTGATCCCACCCGGGCTGCTCCACCTCGACGCGGCGCACGACGACACGCTCGGCCTCCATCGGCGGGCGGAGCTGCGGGCCGCCATGGAGACGCTCGGCGCCACCCACGAGGTGCTGGGGGAGGACGCCGAGACAGGGACACCGTCCCGGTACCGCGACTCCGGCATGGCCGGCACCACCAGCGCCGCCAACCCCGCCGCCTTCGTGAACGCCGACCTCGACGAGGCTGCCGAGCTGGTGGCCCGCGTCGTGCGCCGGATCCGTCCGGCTGTCGTGGTCACCTATGACGAGCAGGGCGGCTACGGCCACCCCGACCACATCCAGACCCATCGGGTCACGTGTGCGGCGCTGCGCGGGCTCCCCGAGGACGAGCGACCCCCCCTGTATGCCGTGCTGACGCCCTCCTCCTGGGCGCGTGAGGACCGCGAGTGGCTGGCCGACCACCCACCGGTCGGGACCGGCTGGTCCCTGCCGGATGTGGACGGGGAGTACCCGCCATCCGTCGTGGCCGACCGGCTGGTGACGCACGCGGTCGTCGACCCCGCGTTGGTCCCGGCGCAGGCGGATGCCCTGCGCAAGCACGCCACCCAGGTCAGCGTCGCGGACTCCGGTGACACCTATGCCTTGTCCAACGACATCGCCGCACGACTGCCGGGGCGTGAGGGCTTCGCCCTGCTCGACCCGGTGACCGGACGGCTCGCGACCGCAGCCGAGGACGAGCTGGGGGGCGGACCAGCCGCGGCTCCGCGGCATAGCGGGTTGCTGGGTGGGCGGCGATGA
- the dapD gene encoding 2,3,4,5-tetrahydropyridine-2,6-dicarboxylate N-succinyltransferase has product MTTERRAWGHGLATVHDDGAVLDAWFPQPALGARPADSRPMAELEALVGKDDVRKVRREVVTTEIDLDAPPADPADAYLRLHLLSHTLVAPNTINLDGLFGVLVNVVWTTQGPCVVDGFELTRATMRARGPVQVLGVDKFPRMADYVVPAGVRIADADRVRLGAHLAPGTTVMHEGFVNYNAGTLGHSMVEGRISQGVVVGDGSDIGGGASTMGTLSGGGTERVSIGERCLLGAESGLGIALGDDCVVEAGLYLTAGTKVTLTDGRVVKARDLSGQSNLLFIRNSVTGTVEARARDGHGIVLNSALHAND; this is encoded by the coding sequence ATGACGACCGAACGCAGGGCCTGGGGCCATGGACTGGCGACCGTGCACGATGACGGTGCGGTGCTCGACGCCTGGTTCCCGCAGCCTGCCCTCGGCGCCCGGCCGGCCGATAGCCGGCCCATGGCCGAGCTGGAGGCGTTGGTGGGCAAGGACGACGTGCGCAAGGTCCGCCGTGAGGTCGTGACCACCGAGATCGACCTCGACGCGCCGCCGGCTGACCCGGCCGACGCCTACCTGCGCCTGCACCTGCTCTCGCACACGCTGGTCGCACCCAACACGATCAACCTCGACGGCCTCTTCGGCGTCCTGGTCAACGTCGTCTGGACCACCCAGGGGCCCTGCGTCGTGGACGGCTTCGAGCTGACCCGCGCCACGATGCGAGCCCGCGGCCCGGTGCAGGTGCTCGGGGTGGACAAGTTCCCGAGGATGGCCGACTACGTCGTGCCCGCGGGGGTCCGCATCGCCGACGCCGACCGCGTCCGCCTCGGTGCTCACCTCGCCCCCGGCACGACCGTGATGCACGAGGGTTTCGTCAACTACAACGCCGGCACGCTCGGCCACTCCATGGTCGAAGGTCGGATCAGCCAGGGCGTCGTCGTCGGCGACGGCTCCGACATCGGCGGCGGCGCGTCCACGATGGGCACGCTGTCGGGCGGCGGCACCGAGCGCGTCAGCATCGGCGAGCGCTGCCTGCTCGGCGCCGAGTCAGGCCTGGGCATCGCCCTCGGTGACGACTGCGTCGTCGAGGCCGGGCTCTACCTCACGGCGGGCACCAAGGTGACGCTGACCGACGGCAGGGTGGTCAAGGCACGCGACCTGTCCGGCCAGTCCAACCTGCTCTTCATCCGAAACTCCGTGACCGGGACGGTCGAGGCTCGCGCCCGCGACGGCCACGGCATCGTCCTGAACTCGGCCCTCCATGCCAACGACTAG
- a CDS encoding VanW family protein yields MRDSGSSALRLVVAVAVLLGAYLGLAWFLGRHVPANSTVEGVPVGGMSPQSAESTLRRALAARETATLTLRAGDKTFEIDPRSAGLAIDYAGTVHGLSGFSARPADLWDKLTGGADEKLVTVVDRARLEAALTRARATLDAPKVEGAVTFPGGKVSVVRPRTGTTLSVAETADEVVARWPSTSDIAPRLHQDAPAVSADELDRAVAEFATPAMSGPVTVKVGAKSFALQPADYAPGISMRADSTGKLGPVVDNAKLVAAVRKAAAVAGLEATPRDARITFQGAKIVVVPAAVGVTLDDKSVVAAFVPAMTDPARTATVTTTVVQPKLTTAAAEKIKPREVISTFTTNFPHNPPRTTNITIAARTLNGTYVGPGEQFSLNGTLGERTPAKGYASAPVIEDGRLTKGYGGGVSQVSTTTFNAAFFAGVRIDHYLPHSFYISRYPEGREATVSWPDVDQKWTNDTGFGILIQASVSANSITVTFHGTKVWDIESVKGPRRNVVQPKTIVDNRPGCVPQSPSVGFDVTVARVFKKAGTTVRTSTFSTHYIPEDQVTCTHPSAG; encoded by the coding sequence GTGAGGGACAGCGGTTCATCGGCGCTGCGTCTCGTGGTCGCCGTGGCGGTCCTGCTGGGCGCCTACCTCGGCTTGGCGTGGTTCCTCGGGCGGCACGTCCCGGCCAACTCCACCGTCGAGGGCGTGCCGGTCGGCGGGATGTCCCCGCAGTCGGCCGAGAGCACCCTGCGCCGGGCGCTGGCCGCCAGGGAGACCGCCACGCTGACCCTCAGGGCCGGGGACAAGACCTTCGAGATCGACCCCCGGTCCGCAGGGCTGGCGATCGACTACGCCGGCACGGTGCACGGGCTGTCCGGTTTCAGCGCGCGTCCGGCGGACCTCTGGGACAAGCTCACCGGTGGCGCGGACGAGAAGCTCGTGACCGTGGTGGACCGGGCTCGGCTCGAGGCGGCATTGACGAGGGCCCGGGCCACGCTGGACGCACCGAAGGTCGAGGGCGCGGTCACGTTCCCCGGCGGGAAGGTGTCCGTGGTCCGGCCCAGGACCGGGACGACGCTGTCGGTTGCCGAGACCGCGGACGAGGTGGTCGCTCGGTGGCCCTCGACCTCGGACATCGCGCCTCGCCTGCACCAGGACGCCCCGGCGGTGTCCGCCGACGAGCTCGACCGGGCGGTGGCCGAGTTCGCCACTCCCGCCATGTCGGGCCCGGTGACGGTCAAGGTGGGCGCCAAGTCGTTCGCCCTCCAGCCCGCCGACTACGCGCCCGGCATCTCGATGCGGGCCGACTCCACGGGCAAGCTCGGACCCGTGGTCGACAACGCGAAACTCGTTGCGGCAGTGCGGAAGGCGGCCGCTGTCGCGGGCCTGGAAGCCACTCCGCGGGATGCGAGGATCACCTTCCAGGGTGCCAAGATCGTCGTGGTGCCAGCCGCCGTCGGGGTCACGCTCGACGACAAGTCCGTGGTCGCGGCCTTCGTGCCGGCCATGACCGACCCCGCTCGCACTGCCACGGTCACCACGACCGTGGTGCAGCCCAAGCTGACGACGGCGGCAGCCGAGAAGATCAAGCCGCGGGAGGTGATCTCGACCTTCACGACGAACTTCCCGCACAACCCGCCGCGCACCACCAACATCACCATCGCGGCGCGCACCCTGAACGGCACGTATGTCGGTCCGGGCGAGCAGTTCAGCCTCAACGGCACCCTGGGGGAGCGCACCCCGGCCAAGGGGTATGCGTCGGCGCCGGTCATCGAGGACGGCCGGCTCACGAAGGGGTATGGCGGCGGGGTCTCGCAGGTCTCCACCACGACCTTCAACGCAGCCTTCTTCGCAGGCGTGCGGATCGACCACTACCTGCCGCACAGCTTCTACATCTCCCGCTACCCCGAGGGCCGCGAGGCAACGGTGTCCTGGCCCGACGTGGACCAGAAGTGGACCAACGACACCGGCTTCGGGATCCTCATCCAGGCCTCCGTGTCCGCGAACTCGATCACCGTGACCTTCCACGGCACGAAGGTCTGGGACATCGAGTCCGTCAAGGGCCCGAGGCGCAACGTCGTCCAGCCCAAGACGATCGTCGACAACCGGCCGGGCTGCGTCCCCCAGTCGCCGAGCGTGGGCTTCGACGTGACGGTCGCCCGGGTCTTCAAGAAGGCCGGCACGACGGTCCGGACGTCGACCTTCTCGACGCACTACATCCCCGAGGACCAGGTGACCTGCACGCATCCGAGCGCGGGCTGA
- a CDS encoding VOC family protein: MYLENLVFDAADPGRLGRFWEAALGGERLTDEAAGFETRLAIEGGPVLDLCFQPVAQPSSEPPRLHLDLAGGSGQSAVVERLLGLGARPLDIGQGDVQWVVLADPEGNPCCVMEDREAYADTGPIAALPLECADPDSAAEFWSWLTGWTEVAGVAPRSLRHPSLRGPLLELCQERTTKAAAKNGLHLDVRLESQDDPDAVAAEILERGGRELVAEWGDLPWRSFHDPSGNEFCVLPARS; this comes from the coding sequence ATGTATCTGGAGAACCTCGTCTTCGACGCTGCGGACCCGGGACGGCTCGGCCGGTTCTGGGAGGCGGCGCTGGGCGGCGAACGGCTGACCGACGAGGCGGCCGGCTTCGAGACGCGCCTGGCCATCGAGGGCGGACCCGTGCTCGACCTGTGCTTCCAACCCGTGGCGCAGCCGTCGTCCGAGCCGCCCAGGCTCCACCTCGACCTCGCGGGTGGGTCTGGTCAGTCCGCCGTGGTCGAACGCCTGCTCGGCCTGGGTGCCCGACCCCTCGACATCGGTCAGGGCGACGTGCAGTGGGTCGTGCTCGCCGACCCGGAGGGCAACCCCTGCTGCGTCATGGAGGACCGGGAGGCCTATGCCGACACCGGACCGATCGCGGCCCTTCCGCTCGAGTGTGCCGATCCGGACTCGGCTGCGGAGTTCTGGTCGTGGCTGACCGGATGGACGGAGGTGGCCGGCGTCGCGCCGCGGTCGCTGCGCCACCCCTCGCTGCGGGGACCTCTCCTCGAGCTCTGCCAGGAGCGGACCACCAAGGCGGCGGCCAAGAACGGGCTGCACCTCGACGTGCGCCTGGAGTCGCAGGACGATCCTGACGCCGTGGCAGCGGAGATCCTCGAGCGCGGTGGGCGGGAGCTGGTGGCCGAGTGGGGCGACCTGCCTTGGCGCTCCTTCCACGACCCGTCGGGCAACGAGTTCTGCGTGCTGCCCGCCCGGTCCTGA
- the dapC gene encoding succinyldiaminopimelate transaminase has protein sequence MSVRALPDFPWDSLAPAKERAISVAAGLPGGGLVDLSVGTPVDPTPSVVQDALRGAADAPGYPQTYGTPDLREAVSAWFARRRGVPGVDPDGVLPTIGSKELVALLPTLLGLGAGDIVGFPGVAYPTYDVGARLAGARPQVVDGLAALGPLTGATTPKLLWLNSPSNPTGRVLGIDHLAKVVAWARQHGVVVASDECYAELDWRPDPDRDPGAPTTPSILDPRVCGDSHEGLLAVYSLSKQSNLAGYRAAFVAGDVALVRQLLEVRKHAGMIVPWAVQRALTVALGDDTHVAEQKARYAARRTTLRAAVEAFGLRVDHSDAGLYLWATRGEDAWATVDALAARGILVAPGSFYGEAGREHVRIALTATDERIAAAAERLAR, from the coding sequence GTGAGCGTGCGCGCCCTGCCTGACTTCCCCTGGGACTCGCTGGCTCCCGCCAAGGAGCGGGCGATCTCCGTCGCCGCTGGCCTGCCCGGTGGTGGCCTCGTCGACCTGTCCGTCGGCACTCCGGTGGACCCGACGCCCTCGGTGGTGCAGGACGCTCTGCGTGGGGCCGCGGACGCCCCCGGCTACCCGCAGACCTACGGCACCCCCGACCTGCGCGAGGCGGTCTCGGCGTGGTTCGCCAGGCGCCGCGGCGTGCCCGGCGTCGACCCCGACGGTGTGCTTCCGACCATCGGGTCCAAGGAGCTGGTGGCGTTGCTGCCGACCCTGCTCGGTCTCGGTGCCGGTGACATCGTGGGCTTCCCGGGCGTGGCGTACCCCACCTACGACGTGGGTGCCCGGCTCGCGGGGGCGCGACCGCAGGTGGTCGACGGCCTGGCCGCGCTCGGTCCGCTGACCGGTGCCACGACGCCGAAGCTGCTGTGGCTCAACAGCCCGAGCAACCCGACCGGGCGCGTCCTGGGGATCGACCACCTGGCGAAGGTGGTCGCGTGGGCGCGACAGCACGGCGTGGTGGTCGCCAGCGACGAGTGCTACGCCGAGCTCGACTGGCGACCCGACCCCGACCGCGACCCCGGTGCGCCCACGACGCCGAGCATCCTCGACCCGCGGGTCTGCGGTGACAGCCACGAGGGACTGCTCGCCGTCTACTCGCTGAGCAAGCAGTCCAACCTCGCGGGCTACCGTGCCGCCTTCGTGGCCGGGGACGTGGCCCTCGTCCGGCAGCTGCTCGAAGTCCGCAAGCACGCGGGGATGATCGTGCCGTGGGCCGTGCAGCGCGCCCTGACCGTCGCCCTCGGCGACGACACCCACGTCGCCGAGCAGAAGGCCCGGTATGCCGCGCGGCGCACCACCCTGCGCGCGGCCGTGGAGGCTTTCGGACTGCGTGTCGACCACTCCGACGCCGGCCTCTACCTGTGGGCGACTCGGGGCGAGGACGCCTGGGCGACCGTCGACGCACTGGCCGCACGCGGCATACTCGTCGCCCCTGGCAGCTTCTATGGCGAGGCCGGTCGCGAACACGTCCGGATCGCCCTCACGGCCACTGACGAGCGCATCGCCGCGGCGGCCGAGCGTCTCGCCAGGTAG
- a CDS encoding DUF559 domain-containing protein: MPLPRRPLPSSLVGRAFTVAEAVAADVPEYRLRARDLHTPAKGLRSHRGATTIDELAADLALALPPPWAWSHLTAARLFRLPLPTVWSRHERLHVVRPTSSAQVRRPGFVGHRGLENRQTRILRGHPTTTEAWTWADLASLPGLSVTDLVIAGDAFATRDPRLLDGLVAMGGGREGPRHEEGPRHEEGPRRADGPRRGARKLRVAAGLLRSGSGSPMETRARLAFIEAGLPEPELNATVHGPDGHFLARVDFLWREAGVVVEYEGDQHRSDRRQWQNDIARTRLLEETGLRVIRITSLDLFDASRLRALIAMLRALVT; this comes from the coding sequence ATGCCGCTGCCCCGCCGCCCGCTGCCCTCCTCGCTCGTCGGCCGCGCGTTCACTGTGGCCGAAGCCGTGGCCGCCGACGTTCCTGAGTACCGGCTCCGGGCGCGCGACCTCCACACCCCGGCCAAGGGCCTGCGTTCGCATCGCGGAGCCACCACCATCGACGAGCTGGCCGCCGACCTGGCGCTTGCCCTCCCCCCGCCCTGGGCCTGGTCACACCTCACGGCGGCTCGTCTCTTCCGGCTCCCGCTGCCGACCGTCTGGAGCCGGCACGAACGCCTCCACGTGGTGCGGCCGACCAGCTCCGCCCAGGTCCGGAGGCCGGGGTTCGTCGGTCATCGGGGCCTCGAGAACCGGCAGACCAGGATCCTGCGTGGCCATCCCACGACCACCGAAGCCTGGACCTGGGCCGACCTCGCCAGCCTGCCGGGGCTGTCCGTGACCGACCTCGTCATCGCGGGTGACGCCTTCGCCACCCGGGACCCGCGCCTGCTGGACGGGCTCGTCGCCATGGGTGGCGGCCGAGAGGGGCCGCGTCACGAAGAGGGGCCGCGTCACGAAGAGGGGCCGCGTCGCGCGGACGGCCCGCGTCGGGGCGCTCGCAAGCTGCGGGTCGCTGCAGGGCTGTTGCGGTCCGGGAGCGGGTCGCCGATGGAGACGAGGGCGCGGTTGGCATTCATCGAGGCAGGTCTGCCCGAGCCCGAGCTCAACGCGACGGTCCACGGACCCGACGGTCACTTCCTCGCGCGGGTCGACTTCCTGTGGCGTGAGGCCGGTGTCGTGGTCGAGTACGAGGGCGACCAGCACCGCAGTGATCGGCGTCAGTGGCAGAACGACATCGCCCGCACGAGGCTGCTGGAAGAGACCGGGCTGCGCGTCATCCGCATCACCAGCCTCGACCTGTTCGACGCCAGCCGGCTGCGCGCCTTGATCGCGATGCTTCGAGCCCTCGTCACGTGA
- a CDS encoding GNAT family N-acetyltransferase, producing MSTDVSNLPLGSRVVVRWRLEVPDPATGATLTDAVGTLVRRDAATVSVETSRGEVTIARDRITAAKELPPKPSRRGAAHLALSVEDLQRVMIPSWGAVERATLGDWALRASAGYTQRGNSVVPVGSPARPLLNAVTEVETWYAARGLPAKFALAGPQGFDPAGDPLGAVLLTRGYTAGSRTLALTAARETVAAADPGGPALTVSRELGPEWLEAHRGTRATVPGATEAVLLDSPRVLFGSITPGGGLSQQLGLRAADAAGTAPIALARLGIGAGWAGLGAVWTDPAYRGRGLAAHLTAGLAARLRQEDIALLHLQVEHDNDAALRLYRRLGFDVHSSYVYLTAPLP from the coding sequence ATGTCGACCGACGTCAGCAACCTCCCCCTCGGGTCCCGAGTCGTGGTCAGGTGGCGGCTGGAGGTCCCTGACCCAGCTACCGGCGCGACCCTCACCGATGCCGTCGGGACCCTCGTGCGCCGCGACGCCGCAACGGTGTCGGTCGAGACGTCGCGGGGCGAGGTGACGATTGCCAGGGACCGGATCACGGCGGCCAAGGAGCTCCCACCGAAGCCGTCGCGACGGGGGGCCGCCCACCTCGCCCTGTCGGTCGAGGACCTCCAGCGCGTGATGATCCCGTCGTGGGGTGCCGTCGAGCGGGCCACCCTCGGCGACTGGGCGTTGCGTGCCTCCGCGGGCTACACCCAGCGCGGCAACTCCGTGGTGCCCGTCGGCAGCCCCGCCAGGCCGCTGCTCAACGCCGTCACCGAGGTCGAGACCTGGTATGCCGCCCGCGGGCTCCCCGCGAAGTTCGCCCTCGCCGGGCCCCAGGGCTTCGACCCCGCGGGCGACCCGCTCGGCGCGGTACTACTGACCCGCGGCTACACCGCCGGCAGCCGCACCCTCGCCCTCACCGCCGCGCGCGAGACCGTCGCCGCCGCCGACCCCGGGGGTCCGGCACTGACCGTCAGCCGCGAGCTGGGCCCCGAGTGGCTCGAGGCCCATCGCGGCACACGCGCCACCGTTCCCGGCGCCACGGAGGCGGTGCTGCTCGACAGCCCTCGGGTCCTGTTCGGCAGCATCACGCCCGGCGGCGGACTGTCGCAGCAGCTGGGCCTGCGGGCTGCCGACGCGGCCGGCACCGCCCCGATCGCGCTGGCACGACTCGGGATCGGCGCGGGATGGGCGGGCCTCGGCGCGGTCTGGACCGACCCGGCATACCGCGGGCGCGGCCTGGCCGCCCACCTGACGGCCGGCCTGGCCGCTCGGCTGCGTCAGGAGGACATCGCCCTCCTGCACCTCCAGGTGGAGCACGACAACGACGCAGCCCTGCGCCTGTACCGACGGCTCGGCTTCGACGTGCACTCCTCCTACGTCTACCTCACCGCGCCGCTGCCTTAG
- a CDS encoding flavin reductase family protein, producing MSPLDAQGPGDPAPPLEGGAVDPDQFRLAMGRFATGVTVLTTFSGGHDHAMTANAITSVSMDPMLILACVEVDARFHEAVLESQVWGVSVLAAAQRPVADWLATRGRPLHGQLDRIAHRRGPATGVALLEDALATIEVRTTAVHPAGDHSVVLGEVVSLSSNEHPADALVYYRSRYQALK from the coding sequence ATGAGCCCGCTGGATGCGCAGGGCCCCGGGGACCCGGCGCCGCCGCTGGAGGGTGGGGCCGTCGACCCGGACCAGTTCCGGCTCGCCATGGGACGGTTCGCCACCGGGGTCACGGTGCTCACGACGTTCAGCGGCGGGCACGACCACGCCATGACAGCCAACGCCATCACGTCGGTGTCGATGGACCCCATGCTCATCCTCGCCTGCGTCGAGGTCGACGCGCGGTTCCACGAGGCAGTCCTCGAGTCGCAGGTCTGGGGCGTCAGTGTGCTGGCTGCCGCCCAGCGACCCGTGGCCGACTGGCTGGCCACGCGAGGGCGACCGCTGCACGGCCAGCTCGACCGGATCGCCCACCGTCGCGGCCCGGCGACCGGTGTCGCCCTGCTCGAGGACGCCCTCGCCACGATCGAGGTGCGGACCACCGCCGTGCACCCCGCAGGTGACCACAGCGTCGTGCTCGGCGAAGTAGTCTCCCTCTCGAGCAACGAGCACCCGGCCGATGCGCTGGTCTACTACCGCAGCCGCTACCAAGCGCTGAAGTGA
- the fdxA gene encoding ferredoxin, with translation MTYVIAQPCVDLKDKACIEECPVDCIYEGERSLYIHPDECVDCGACEPVCPVEAIYYEDDTPEQWADYYKANVEFFDDLGSPGGAAKLGLIPKDHPLIADLPPQTHDE, from the coding sequence ATGACGTACGTGATCGCCCAGCCTTGTGTGGACCTCAAGGACAAGGCCTGCATCGAGGAATGTCCGGTCGACTGCATCTACGAAGGTGAGCGGTCGCTCTACATCCACCCGGACGAGTGCGTCGACTGCGGTGCGTGCGAGCCGGTCTGCCCCGTCGAGGCGATCTACTACGAGGACGACACCCCGGAGCAGTGGGCCGACTACTACAAGGCCAACGTCGAGTTCTTCGACGACCTCGGCAGCCCCGGCGGTGCGGCCAAGCTCGGCCTGATCCCCAAGGACCACCCGCTGATCGCCGACCTCCCGCCCCAGACGCACGACGAGTGA